A stretch of the Ictidomys tridecemlineatus isolate mIctTri1 chromosome 5, mIctTri1.hap1, whole genome shotgun sequence genome encodes the following:
- the LOC101959371 gene encoding creatine kinase U-type, mitochondrial isoform X2, which yields MAGSFSRLLSARPGLRLLALAGAGSLAAGFLLRPEPVRAASERRRLYPPSAEYPDLRKHNNCMASHLTPAVYARLCDKTTPTGWTLDQCIQTGVDNPGHPFIKTVGMVAGDEETYEIFADLFDPVIQERHNGYDPRTMKHTTDLDASKIRSGYFDERYVLSSRVRTGRSIRGLSLPPACTRAERREVERVVVDALSGLKGDLAGRYYRLSEMTEAEQQQLIDDHFLFDKPVSPLLTAAGMARDWPDARGIWHNNEKSFLIWVNEEDHTRVISMEKGGNMKRVFERFCRGLKEVERLIQERGWEFMWNERLGYILTCPSNLGTGLRAGVHIKLPLLSKDSRFPKILENLRLQKRGTGGVDTAATGSVFDISNLDRLGKSEVELVQLVIDGVNYLIDCERRLERGQDIRIPAPLIQNKH from the exons ATGGCTGGTTCCTTCTCTCGTCTGCTGTCTGCCCGCCCCGGGCTCAGGCTCCTGGCTTTGGCCGGAGCCGGATCCCTAGCTGCTGGATTTCTGCTCCGCCCGGAACCTGTACGAGCTGCCAGTGAACGACGAAGGCTGTATCCCCCAAG CGCTGAGTACCCAGACCTCCGAAAGCACAACAACTGCATGGCCAGTCACCTGACCCCAGCAGTCTATGCACGGCTCTGCGACAAGACCACACCCACGGGTTGGACGCTAGATCAGTGCATCCAGACTGGCGTGGACAACCCTGGCCACCCCTTCATCAAGACTGTGGGCATGGTGGCTGGAGATGAGGAGACCTATGAG ATATTTGCTGACCTGTTTGACCCAGTGATTCAAGAGCGACACAATGGATATGATCCCAGAACAATGAAGCACACCACTGACCTGGATGCCAGTAAG ATTCGTTCTGGCTACTTTGATGAGAGGTATGTATTGTCCTCAAGAGTCAGAACTGGCCGAAGTATCCGGGGACTCAGTCTGCCTCCAGCCTGCACTCGGGCAGAGCGGCGAGAGGTGGAACGCGTTGTGGTAGATGCACTGAGTGGCCTGAAGGGTGACCTGGCTGGACGTTACTATAGGCTCAGTGAGATGACAGAGGCTGAGCAGCAGCAGCTTATTGAT GACCACTTTCTATTTGATAAGCCTGTGTCCCCATTACTGACTGCAGCAGGAATGGCTCGAGACTGGCCAGATGCTCGTGGAATCTG GCACAACAATGAGAAGAGCTTCTTGATTTGGGTGAATGAGGAGGATCATACACGAGTAATCTCCATGGAAAAGGGTGGCAACATGAAGAGAGTGTTTGAAAGATTCTGCCGGGGCCTCAAAGAG GTGGAACGGCTAATCCAGGAGCGTGGCTGGGAATTCATGTGGAATGAGCGTTTGGGATACATCTTGACCTGTCCATCTAACCTGGGCACTGGACTTCGGGCTGGAGTGCACATCAAACTGCCCCTGCTAAGCAAA GATAGCCGCTTTCCAAAGATCCTAGAGAACCTAAGACTTCAGAAGCGTGGGACTGGAGGAGTAGACACTGCTGCCACAGGCAGTGTCTTTGACATCTCTAATTTGGATCGACTGGGCAAGTCAGAG GTGGAGCTGGTGCAACTGGTCATCGATGGAGTAAACTATTTGATTGACTGTGAACGGCGTCTGGAGAGAGGCCAGGATATCCGCATCCCTGCACCTCTCATCCAAAACAAACATTAA